A stretch of the Nothobranchius furzeri strain GRZ-AD chromosome 5, NfurGRZ-RIMD1, whole genome shotgun sequence genome encodes the following:
- the pi4kb gene encoding phosphatidylinositol 4-kinase beta isoform X2, which yields MMEVRQVDISPAASDHNSPTTSPSISSSPSVSLPSTPSSSCSPPQPPPPLLGIISEGVGELSLMIDAEVAQKACQEVLQKVKLEHVETDAAHLQNGEGPDSGSHSPPAHTVKSVLIRGEEEEQGGPAASSAKSARRRQRHNPSKQSWLLRLFESKLFDVSMAISYLHNSKEPGVQAYIGNRLFSFSHEEVDFYLPQLLNMYIHMDEDVGDAIKPYVVHRCRQSISFSLQCAWLLGAYSSDMHISTQRHSRGTKLRKLILSDELKPAGSRTRREPLALTPFCPAASPGPLGAEHSLSPSKRTHQRSKSDATVSISLSSNLKRTASNPKVESSQDEPMRLAPQREFIKSLMGIGKRLATLPTKEQKTHRLISELSLLNHKLPARVWLPTAAFEHHVVRVPHTQAVVLNSKDKAPYLIYVEVLECDNFETSNVPIRIPENRIRSTRSVENLPDCGITVEQRAGSFSIVPNYDNDDEAWSVDDIGELQVELSEVHTNSCDNISQFSVDSITSLDSKEPVFIAAGDIRRRLSEQLAQAPTTFRRDPEDPSAVALKEPWEEKVRRIREGSPYGHFPTWRLLSVIVKCGDDLRQELLAFQVLQQLKSIWEQERAPLWIKPYKILVLSSDSGMIEPVVNAVSLHQVKKQSQLSLLDYFLQEHGAPTTEAFLTAQRNFVQSCAGYSLICYLLQVKDRHNGNILLDADGHIIHIDFGFILSSSPRNLGFETSAFKLTSEFVDVMGGPDGDMFNYYKMLMLQGLIAARKHMERVLQIVEIMQQGSQLPCFHGSSTMRGLKERFHMSLTEEQLQLLIDQLVDGSMRSLTTKLYDGFQYLTNGIM from the exons ATGATGGAGGTGCGACAGGTGGACATATCTCCTGCTGCTTCTGACCATAATAGCCCCACCACCTCCCCCTCCATCAGCTCTTCCCCCTCTGTGTCCCTCCCCTCCACCCCATCATCCTCCTGCAGCCCCCCACAGCCCCCGCCACCTTTGCTGGGCATCATCAGCGAGGGTGTTGGTGAGCTGAGCCTGATGATTGATGCAGAGGTGGCCCAGAAGGCGTGTCAGGAGGTCCTGCAGAAGGTGAAGCTGGAGCATGTAGAGACTGACGCTGCACACCTGCAGAATGGGGAGGGGCCAGACAGTGGGTCCCATAGCCCTCCAGCTCATACAGTCAAATCAGTACTGATCcgtggggaggaggaggagcagggaggCCCTGCCGCCAGCTCGGCAAAGAGCGCCCGACGGCGACAAAGACACAACCCTTCGAAGCAGTCCTGGCTGCTGCGCCTGTTTGAGTCTAAGCTGTTTGATGTTTCTATGGCGATCTCCTACCTGCACAACTCCAAGGAACCTGGTGTGCAGGCATACATCGGAAACCGCCTGTTCAGTTTTTCGCACGAGGAGGTGGACTTCTACTTGCCGCAGCTGCTCAACATGTACATCCACATGGACGAGGACGTCGGAGATGCAATCAAGCCTTACGTG GTGCACCGCTGCAGGCAGAGCATCTCCTTCAgcctgcagtgcgcctggctgctGGGAGCATACTCCTCCGACATGCACATTTCCACTCAGAGACATTCTAGAGGAACCAAACTCAGGAAGCTCATCCTCTCAGATGAACTCAAACCTGCAGGGTCTCGAACCCGCAGGGAGCCCCTTGCTCTGACACCATTCTGCCCTGCGGCATCACCTGGGCCTCTGGGAGCAGAACACAGCCTGTCCCCATCCAAACGCACACATCAGCGCTCAAAGTCCGACGCCACGGTCAGCATCAGCCTGAGCAGCAACCTGAAGAGGACCGCCAGCAACCCAAAGGTGGAGAGCAGCCAGGATGAG CCCATGCGTCTGGCACCTCAGAGGGAGTTCATCAAATCCCTGATGGGGATCGGGAAGCGTCTGGCCACACTGCCAACCAAAGAGCAGAAGACCCATCGGCTGATCTCAGAGTTGTCGCTGCTCAACCACAAGCTGCCGGCACGAGTCTGGCTGCCCACCGCTGCCTTTGAGCATCACGTGGTCCGTGTGCCACACACACAGGCTGTCGTCCTCAACTCCAAAGACAAG GCTCCCTACCTGATCTATGTGGAGGTTCTGGAATGTGACAACTTTGAGACGTCTAACGTTCCCATCAGGATCCCAGAGAACCGGATCAGGAGCACGCGCTCTGTGGAGAATCTTCCAGATTGTGGCATCACGGTAGAGCAGCGAGCGGGAAGCTTCTCGATTGTCCCAAACTACGACAACGATGACGAGGCCTGGTCTGTGGATGACATTGGAGAGTTACAGGTGGAG CTCTCAGAGGTACACACCAACAGCTGTGACAACATCAGTCAGTTCTCTGTGGACAGCATCACCAGCCTGGACAGCAAGGAGCCCGTCTTCATCGCCGCTGGAGACATAAG GCGCCGTTTGTCCGAGCAGTTGGCTCAGGCCCCCACCACCTTCAGACGAGACCCTGAAGACCCTTCAGCTGTGGCCCTCAAGGAGCCCTGGGAAGAGAAAGTCCG GAGGATCAGGGAGGGTTCTCCTTATGGACACTTCCCTACCTGGAGACTCCTCTCAGTTATCGTAAAGTGTGGAGACGACCTGAGACAGGAGCTTCTGGCCTTCCAGGTCCTGCAGCAGCTGAAG TCCATTTGGGAGCAGGAGCGTGCCCCACTCTGGATCAAACCGTATAAGATCCTGGTTCTGTCTTCAGACAGCGGGATGATCGAGCCTGTGGTGAATGCCGTGTCCCTCCACCAGGTGAAGAAGCAGAGTCAGCTGTCCCTGCTGGACTACTTTCTACAGGAACACGGCGCTCCAACCACAGAAGCCTTCCTGACGGCTCAGAGGAACTTTGTCCAGAGCTGCGCAGGATACAGTCTCATCTGCTACCTGTTGCAGGTCAAGGACAG ACACAATGGGAATATCCTGCTGGATGCTGATGGACACATCATCCACATCGACTTTGGCTTCATTTTGTCCAGCTCCCCTAGAAATCTCGGCTTTGAGACTTCTGCCTTCAAACTCACCTCTGAGTTTGTAGAC GTGATGGGCGGGCCAGATGGGGACATGTTTAACTACTATAAGATGCTGATGCTGCAGGGTCTGATTGCAGCCAGGAAGCACATGGAACGAGTTCTGCAGATTGTTGAGATCATGCAGCAAG GCTCACAGCTGCCCTGTTTTCATGGATCCAGCACCATGCGAGGTCTAAAGGAGCGTTTCCACATGAGTTTGACTGAGGAACAGCTTCAGCTGCTGATTGATCAGCTGGTAGATGGATCAATGAGGTCGCTCACCACCAAACTGTACGACGGCTTCCAGTACCTCACCAATGGCATCATGTGA
- the pi4kb gene encoding phosphatidylinositol 4-kinase beta isoform X1: MMEVRQVDISPAASDHNSPTTSPSISSSPSVSLPSTPSSSCSPPQPPPPLLGIISEGVGELSLMIDAEVAQKACQEVLQKVKLEHVETDAAHLQNGEGPDSGSHSPPAHTVKSVLIRGEEEEQGGPAASSAKSARRRQRHNPSKQSWLLRLFESKLFDVSMAISYLHNSKEPGVQAYIGNRLFSFSHEEVDFYLPQLLNMYIHMDEDVGDAIKPYVVHRCRQSISFSLQCAWLLGAYSSDMHISTQRHSRGTKLRKLILSDELKPAGSRTRREPLALTPFCPAASPGPLGAEHSLSPSKRTHQRSKSDATVSISLSSNLKRTASNPKVESSQDEDSSSSSDSLEFDSCPPMRLAPQREFIKSLMGIGKRLATLPTKEQKTHRLISELSLLNHKLPARVWLPTAAFEHHVVRVPHTQAVVLNSKDKAPYLIYVEVLECDNFETSNVPIRIPENRIRSTRSVENLPDCGITVEQRAGSFSIVPNYDNDDEAWSVDDIGELQVELSEVHTNSCDNISQFSVDSITSLDSKEPVFIAAGDIRRRLSEQLAQAPTTFRRDPEDPSAVALKEPWEEKVRRIREGSPYGHFPTWRLLSVIVKCGDDLRQELLAFQVLQQLKSIWEQERAPLWIKPYKILVLSSDSGMIEPVVNAVSLHQVKKQSQLSLLDYFLQEHGAPTTEAFLTAQRNFVQSCAGYSLICYLLQVKDRHNGNILLDADGHIIHIDFGFILSSSPRNLGFETSAFKLTSEFVDVMGGPDGDMFNYYKMLMLQGLIAARKHMERVLQIVEIMQQGSQLPCFHGSSTMRGLKERFHMSLTEEQLQLLIDQLVDGSMRSLTTKLYDGFQYLTNGIM; this comes from the exons ATGATGGAGGTGCGACAGGTGGACATATCTCCTGCTGCTTCTGACCATAATAGCCCCACCACCTCCCCCTCCATCAGCTCTTCCCCCTCTGTGTCCCTCCCCTCCACCCCATCATCCTCCTGCAGCCCCCCACAGCCCCCGCCACCTTTGCTGGGCATCATCAGCGAGGGTGTTGGTGAGCTGAGCCTGATGATTGATGCAGAGGTGGCCCAGAAGGCGTGTCAGGAGGTCCTGCAGAAGGTGAAGCTGGAGCATGTAGAGACTGACGCTGCACACCTGCAGAATGGGGAGGGGCCAGACAGTGGGTCCCATAGCCCTCCAGCTCATACAGTCAAATCAGTACTGATCcgtggggaggaggaggagcagggaggCCCTGCCGCCAGCTCGGCAAAGAGCGCCCGACGGCGACAAAGACACAACCCTTCGAAGCAGTCCTGGCTGCTGCGCCTGTTTGAGTCTAAGCTGTTTGATGTTTCTATGGCGATCTCCTACCTGCACAACTCCAAGGAACCTGGTGTGCAGGCATACATCGGAAACCGCCTGTTCAGTTTTTCGCACGAGGAGGTGGACTTCTACTTGCCGCAGCTGCTCAACATGTACATCCACATGGACGAGGACGTCGGAGATGCAATCAAGCCTTACGTG GTGCACCGCTGCAGGCAGAGCATCTCCTTCAgcctgcagtgcgcctggctgctGGGAGCATACTCCTCCGACATGCACATTTCCACTCAGAGACATTCTAGAGGAACCAAACTCAGGAAGCTCATCCTCTCAGATGAACTCAAACCTGCAGGGTCTCGAACCCGCAGGGAGCCCCTTGCTCTGACACCATTCTGCCCTGCGGCATCACCTGGGCCTCTGGGAGCAGAACACAGCCTGTCCCCATCCAAACGCACACATCAGCGCTCAAAGTCCGACGCCACGGTCAGCATCAGCCTGAGCAGCAACCTGAAGAGGACCGCCAGCAACCCAAAGGTGGAGAGCAGCCAGGATGAG gacagcagctccagctccgACAGCCTGGAGTTTGATTCCTGTCCC CCCATGCGTCTGGCACCTCAGAGGGAGTTCATCAAATCCCTGATGGGGATCGGGAAGCGTCTGGCCACACTGCCAACCAAAGAGCAGAAGACCCATCGGCTGATCTCAGAGTTGTCGCTGCTCAACCACAAGCTGCCGGCACGAGTCTGGCTGCCCACCGCTGCCTTTGAGCATCACGTGGTCCGTGTGCCACACACACAGGCTGTCGTCCTCAACTCCAAAGACAAG GCTCCCTACCTGATCTATGTGGAGGTTCTGGAATGTGACAACTTTGAGACGTCTAACGTTCCCATCAGGATCCCAGAGAACCGGATCAGGAGCACGCGCTCTGTGGAGAATCTTCCAGATTGTGGCATCACGGTAGAGCAGCGAGCGGGAAGCTTCTCGATTGTCCCAAACTACGACAACGATGACGAGGCCTGGTCTGTGGATGACATTGGAGAGTTACAGGTGGAG CTCTCAGAGGTACACACCAACAGCTGTGACAACATCAGTCAGTTCTCTGTGGACAGCATCACCAGCCTGGACAGCAAGGAGCCCGTCTTCATCGCCGCTGGAGACATAAG GCGCCGTTTGTCCGAGCAGTTGGCTCAGGCCCCCACCACCTTCAGACGAGACCCTGAAGACCCTTCAGCTGTGGCCCTCAAGGAGCCCTGGGAAGAGAAAGTCCG GAGGATCAGGGAGGGTTCTCCTTATGGACACTTCCCTACCTGGAGACTCCTCTCAGTTATCGTAAAGTGTGGAGACGACCTGAGACAGGAGCTTCTGGCCTTCCAGGTCCTGCAGCAGCTGAAG TCCATTTGGGAGCAGGAGCGTGCCCCACTCTGGATCAAACCGTATAAGATCCTGGTTCTGTCTTCAGACAGCGGGATGATCGAGCCTGTGGTGAATGCCGTGTCCCTCCACCAGGTGAAGAAGCAGAGTCAGCTGTCCCTGCTGGACTACTTTCTACAGGAACACGGCGCTCCAACCACAGAAGCCTTCCTGACGGCTCAGAGGAACTTTGTCCAGAGCTGCGCAGGATACAGTCTCATCTGCTACCTGTTGCAGGTCAAGGACAG ACACAATGGGAATATCCTGCTGGATGCTGATGGACACATCATCCACATCGACTTTGGCTTCATTTTGTCCAGCTCCCCTAGAAATCTCGGCTTTGAGACTTCTGCCTTCAAACTCACCTCTGAGTTTGTAGAC GTGATGGGCGGGCCAGATGGGGACATGTTTAACTACTATAAGATGCTGATGCTGCAGGGTCTGATTGCAGCCAGGAAGCACATGGAACGAGTTCTGCAGATTGTTGAGATCATGCAGCAAG GCTCACAGCTGCCCTGTTTTCATGGATCCAGCACCATGCGAGGTCTAAAGGAGCGTTTCCACATGAGTTTGACTGAGGAACAGCTTCAGCTGCTGATTGATCAGCTGGTAGATGGATCAATGAGGTCGCTCACCACCAAACTGTACGACGGCTTCCAGTACCTCACCAATGGCATCATGTGA